The Sebastes umbrosus isolate fSebUmb1 chromosome 10, fSebUmb1.pri, whole genome shotgun sequence nucleotide sequence AAGCACAATGAGATGTTTGTCAAAGCTGGTGTACCTGGAGAACAATAGATCTGCATCACAGACCAATCAAAATGTGGTTTCTCTTACAGGTGTGGACTTTCTTAAGAAATTCCAAGAAAGTTTCCTTGAAAGAACCACAAGGTAGTAATTATTATAGGAAAACATTTCCTTGAAATAAACCCAAGTAAATAATCATTTCTCATGTCTTTACAACTGGAAATTCTATCCAACTGAACACTGTCTCTGTTTTCCCTATAATTAGTAACAAATTATACAATTCCTTCCAGGAAACCTCTGGGAAATTATGAGGAAATTACGGACTTGTAAAATAAAGCGTCACCAATTAGATTTTGCAGAGCAGTTAGGGACGTCCCGATTTTATCTACACATTACCCAATGGCGACAAAGTGAGCCCCCATTCTTAGCAAGAAAaccaaaatacataaatgccTCATTTACATACTGTGTGCATTCAGATTGTTATGACCAAATTGAGTTTAGATGCATCTCCTTTCTTTTGCTTATCGTAGAGAAATCACTAAAACAACGTGTAAAACTGTACTCAAGAACTCAAAGTATGAGTGAAAAGACTCTCTGGTCTTGTGCACTGAATGCCAAATGATAGTACAGTATATCCACAGCTTACAACTGGCCAGCACATCCCTGCAGCAAAGCATGGAGGTAGAGCATTGTACATCATCATTATGAAGATGTCTCTTATCAGACTGAAGTGGAATATATCCTGATTGAAGAAAAGATGAATGATGTTGAATATAAACAGACCCTTAAAAATAGTCGAGAGCACACCCAATCTCAGAGGAGGGATGACTCACTTTTTAGCACAACAACTATAACATCATGGTCAGGACAATAACAAGAGTGGATTTAAGTCTGACGGTCCTTGAATGGGCTCTTCAGAGTCCAGACGTAAGAAAATATATGAGTGTTTCTTTCATGTGTTTCTTCTACTTGTAAGAACGAGAGAAACACTAAAGTGTAGGTGTGTAAGGCCTGTAAAGACAACCCCCAAAAAAGACCAGAAGCTGTTAATCTTTTGAGGactaaattactgttttttgaaTGATTCATGGAGGTGTGAGCATCAGTCACCATACTTAGTGTCTGTGATAGATGGAAAGTTTTTTAGAAGCCCACTCAAATACCTAAATAATTTCGGTagataatattatttattcctTTCACAACTCTGTGAAAATGCAGTTGAAATTTGAGACTGATTTAAAAGACATTCATGCGGAGTCATTAGCTGGGTCGTTGAATGCTGTTTGCAGCCGATTCTTTGACAACCATCAATCAATTCTCAGCCTGTAAGAAAAACACTTATGTCCAGTAAAATAGGAAAATAGGAGTACCCCAACTCCCTACTTGTTGTATATTTATCCCTATTCTCTGTGAATAGTCTGTGCATATCAGTGGTCGACATAAAtaagtgagtgtgagtgtgctTGTGTGTAGGCTCGGCGCCTTCTGTTGTTTGTGCTGCTTCTGCAGTTGTAGCaataatgaatatttaaaacCCTTGCAGTGCTTTGTTGTAGCGCTCACACAACATGCGCTGAAGGCTTTCACATAACAGCATCCTCTCTATATGCGACTGCACCTCTCAAAAATTGCATCTTGGTTTCAGAACCGTTTGGCTACAATGCACTCTGGTACAACAGATGCCTATAAAGTCCACAACTGAAATGTGCAATCACACCACCGCAATGCAACACTTTCTTTGCTTGGGACTTGATGAAAACATAAAGGTAATTACCTATTCTCCCGAATGAAGTCATGACTCCCCCAGCTGATGCGAGAGTGTTGGTGGCCtgagaaaacaacagcaacatgaGCAAATCAATAAGTATAATAAGTATTGCAGTGCTATTTCTTGAGAAAAATCTAAATGATGTAATAAAAAGTATGAACAGCATCACTAGGAATGAACCACACATCGAAATGTGAGGCATATATACTTTGAATTATACACGTGTTCAAGTTTTAAGCAGCAGTTcaaagagacaaacaaacaaacactgataCAACTGATATGGTATTGAGAGAACTGATGTTCCTAACATAATGGGAGATCATTACAAGATGGAATCAAAGATTATTTTGATAGACCGTACCTCTGTTTTCTTATAGTTCAGCTGTTTTCCATCAATCATGACTAATATTGCATGTTTCCTTGTGCATTTAACTTATTTATAAGGCAGTGGCTTTTGCTTATGTGGGATGCTGCAAATATGATACATTTTGATGTATTAAATTTCACATTGTATTGATTGAACCTTCCTACAACTAcagcattttaataaaatatttcaactgAGAAGCAATGTGTGggtattttcttgttttttttatcattatattatgTGCTTTGCTCTAGGCTGGAAGATACTATTATCACCCCATCTGGTGGCAAAACTCATGATGTCATGGCCGACAATTTTCTAAATGACTGATCAGTTGGATCTTTGTCACAGCATGATATCTCAAATGCTTGACAGAACAATGTATGCAGTTTTTGATCTATTCTGATCaactaaaaaaataactaaGCAATCTGAATCACTATGATGAACCTGATTGAGATCTTCCTCAACAATTCAGTGATTGTCATATCAAGACATTGCTGTGACAAttatagcaaaaataatttcACACCACCCACTCCTACGTTCCTTTTAGGCACCTGCTACCTTTGTGGGTTGGGATGAGCATATGGACTCAAATTTAAGTGAGAGCAATTTACAGAATACATTGTTtgaaaatttataaaaacactgaaattcTCAGAAGAATAAAAGACAAATTGAGGATTAAAAACTATTCCACAAACACAATCTGAGCAGCAAACACTGACACCACACTGTACTCACCATGTAAGAGGCTGCTGCTCGGTGCAACGGTGACATTTGTCTCATCAGATCATCCTGAAGGAGCCTGTTAGTCGGGATGGATGGCAACCTGGAGCCAAGGCTGCCCGGTCCTGAGGCAGTGGCAGGGGGCAATGCCAGTGCGAGCCCCAGACTCTCTCCAAGGCCGtccctgctgttgctgctgtctggAGCCCTTGTGGAGAGAGAAGCCAAGAGTTCAGAGTTGTTCAGGGACCCCAGCGGCTCCTTCCAGGCTTGGTTGGCCATCTTAGTGATGCCTCTTGCTTCCCTCTTGGATATAAGCTCTGGCCTCTTGCCAGGCGACTCTACTTTAACACCACGAAGGCGTGGCGGATGCGAGGTGGTGGAAGGGTGGGGGGAGGTGCTGCCTGGCTTCACTTGTGCTTGAAGGTTGGGCTGTAAACAGGAGAGAGTGGAATCAAAAGCCTGAGGCAGCGGTCTGCTAGAAGTGGATGGTGAGGTGGAGACGGGCAATGGAGAGGGGGGGCTGATGTGAAATGGTGTGCCGAGCTGTGTCCTATCACCTCTGCTGGTGAGAATATCACTTGTCCCAAGTGTCCAGGTACTGATTGGGGAGGGGGAGAGCGGCAACTGGCGCTGAGCCCCAATCTCGAGGGACCGGCGACGTCCCTCTGGCTGGGTGGACACATCCAGACTCAGAGGGTCTAACAGTTCCCCAAATGGAGCTCCAGGTTGTGCTGGCACCACCAGCCCAGCAGCTTCCTCTAACAAACTCAGCCCGACTGCCTCCCCTGCAGACTCAGCTGGGTCAAAGGTGGGTTCAGGTGGCCCCCTGATACACAGCGGCGGGAGCTGAGGGTACACGCAGTCCCTCATCAACCTGGTGCTGCCAATGTCCAACCGGGACACTTTGGGAGGGGGCCGGATCTTTGCAAATGGTGGGCATGTCTCCCACGGCTCCTCCTCCTGAAGCATATAACAAGAAGGcgaggagaaagagggaggggggCGTCTGGGGATAGAAAAGTGGGTAGAGGTTGCAGCAGCAGAGGGCGGGGATGGGTCTATGGATTCGTGGTCTGCGATTGGAGGTAGTTGAGCATTTGACTGCCAAGGCTGGTTGATCTGGGGGAGCGAACGAAAGAGGCGATGATGGTGTCGCGTGCTGGAAGGTCCTAGAGAGCCACCGCAGAGATGTGAGCTCACAGGGGGCCGTGGTTTTACCTTTGCCGACTTCTTGGGCTGGAGGACAGAgatacagacagagacacagtcagaTTATACCCTCTCAAATGTGCTGTACATTTTTTAGTATTTACCCCAGTCTGTAAAATTATAAAATCCTAGTGGTTATCTCATCACTTGATTTAAGCTGCTtgtataaattaattataagcattaaaaatctttaaaggaccagtataGTTGAATGTAATGAAAAGCTCTACCctctcacaaacacatgcaaattAGTGTTTGGTGCAGTACATCTGCATTATGCAAAATGGTTGCAGGCTACTATTTTTGGTCTAGGATTATGATAAGCAGGATTCTATATGATGGCAATATTCAACATAGTTtggtttcattattttatttataagaaataaacatgtatatatgtaaatgaaaaaaaaactgcttgaAGAATAGATTTCACAGAAAAGGGACAATGCCTGTTTTAGCATGTCGACATTTGAAATGGTGTTAACATAAATAATGTGTGGAGGCCACATATGCACTCTCTGATAGGCAGTTTAATTTTAATAGGTTTCTGTAATTCCAGTAGTTTCCAACCTTCTTGTTGAGGTTCATGTCCTCCAGCTTGGCTTTGAGAAGCTTCATCTTGTTCATGGTGATGGAGTTCTCAAGGCTCTGCTGTGCAGCTGCAGaactctctccatcctcctcctcctcctcctcctctgcaaaCACGTTGTACACCGAGCCACCACTGGATAATATGAGAGGCAAAAACACTCTTCCTATTAGTGATCTAACGAAGCTGTCGGCAGTCTCTTCGGTGGCCCTGCTCACTGAACTCAGCTGCCACAGCTACCACTGAATAATCAATGTTAAGTACTCGACTCCACACTGGCTGTATAATTAGATAATTCTACTCATTTATCCTGTTTGTTCCTCATTTGTGCCTCTTTTTTCCTTGCGCCATTCTTAATACTCAGAACCGAATGCAATAATAGTCTCTGTTTATATTCCTGATGTTACTGTATGTTTAATGCAGTCTGTTTAATGCAGTCCAACCTGTGCAAACCCCTGGCCCTATTCCTTTTATGTGCATAGGTTCAGTATTTGGACagataatataatgatataataactGTGCATCAAAACAACAAGAATATTATGACAATATCCCAGAGATAATATACCTCAGAGATTCAGAGAGAGGGGTCAGGGTGCCATCTCCCCTGTCGACCACTCGGAAGAAGTTTAGCTGGTCATTTTCACGATAGACCACAAATGTAACCTGCTTGTTGGACAGGCTTTTCTCCCACCCCTCCTCCTTTGTGCTCTCCATCAGGTCAGTCACCTCTTTGATAGGATCCTCCATGGTTACTGACAAAAGAAAAGAGGGGGTTCTGTGGTTACAACAGGAAAACAGTATATTTAAATTCCCTAATGTGTTAGGGAATTtactttgaacattttttttttgatataatgtaaagctggggacacaccaacccgacatcagagataTAGTGGCAACGAAGCTCGCCTGTTGTGTCGCATTTGTtatggccgacaagttgcacctAAACACAcggcaaagactacagccgacagaCAGTTAGCACAttcgttctgcgcctgcgtaagataaaataactctccacaccgtgttcgtcattcaaaaagggaaaccggaaggccggggactgcggatatacaagccgttgtcatgatacgtacatgaaacacagcggcgtttgccgaccattttcacaccactctcactcaccacttggcTTGCGtcgtgaaaatatctgtgtattgcgACGATCAGATgaaataaagatgaaaaatgagaagagccctctgtgtttttcctcttgactttactcgttggcttgctttcctcacttccgtttctcttctcgtgtgatgatttgtttaagctgaacagccaatcagagtgatttctctcgcCGACGGGTGCCGCCACTGTTTCAACATGCTAAATTTGGTCAAAAAACTCTGACGGTGCGAGACACATCGAAAAAACTAGGCCAAtgggacgctcaccgacggcatCAAACTATCCAGCGGACGaccatcggcttggtgtgtcagggccttaaaacTACAGATGTCCAGCTGTCATGTGAATGCATAGTTCTTTGGTCTTTTTCTTACCTCTCCTGGTGTTAATTGGGCCTCCCCTCATAGCTAAGACCAGTTTCAAAGTGCAGCCCTCTGCAATgctgcaaacacaaacagactgaTGATCAACACAGCAGAATAAGTGAAGAGTATTGTAACCCATTCCCAGTGTAGCCTATGTAATTGTAATGGGAGAGAAGGAAATAACTGTAGGCAGTATATTTACTTTTAGGGTTAAATGCTTTCCTTCTGAGGCAGAGGCGAGATGCTCTGATATAAAGTAAACAGCACTCCAAGCGTCAGGATGATTTCCAGATGAACTTAAGTGCACTACTGGGAATTACACTGGAACATTTGTTTCTGATGAGCAGATGTTTCATTGCCTACTCTACCCCTCTGCTTCTAAAACTTCAAAAGCATGCTGCAGTGTGATAGGCGAGCCTAGCAAGATCTCACCAGAGGCTGTTCATGTGGAAAATTAAGTGACAAGCACTCATAACAATACCACCATCTGCAGCCAGAAGAGCAGTGGAGGGGG carries:
- the zfand4 gene encoding AN1-type zinc finger protein 4 encodes the protein MTDRKEPPFFNDDSVGAFHYKLPFYDTMELFIETLTGTCFELRVLPFEAVISVKAKIQRLEGIPVAQQHLIWNNLELDDEHCLHDYGIAEGCTLKLVLAMRGGPINTRRVTMEDPIKEVTDLMESTKEEGWEKSLSNKQVTFVVYRENDQLNFFRVVDRGDGTLTPLSESLSGGSVYNVFAEEEEEEEDGESSAAAQQSLENSITMNKMKLLKAKLEDMNLNKKPKKSAKVKPRPPVSSHLCGGSLGPSSTRHHHRLFRSLPQINQPWQSNAQLPPIADHESIDPSPPSAAATSTHFSIPRRPPPSFSSPSCYMLQEEEPWETCPPFAKIRPPPKVSRLDIGSTRLMRDCVYPQLPPLCIRGPPEPTFDPAESAGEAVGLSLLEEAAGLVVPAQPGAPFGELLDPLSLDVSTQPEGRRRSLEIGAQRQLPLSPSPISTWTLGTSDILTSRGDRTQLGTPFHISPPSPLPVSTSPSTSSRPLPQAFDSTLSCLQPNLQAQVKPGSTSPHPSTTSHPPRLRGVKVESPGKRPELISKREARGITKMANQAWKEPLGSLNNSELLASLSTRAPDSSNSRDGLGESLGLALALPPATASGPGSLGSRLPSIPTNRLLQDDLMRQMSPLHRAAASYMATNTLASAGGVMTSFGRIGTPTYHLPPVKAPTGSKKKSSKHCFLCGKKTGLATSYECRCGHNFCATHRYAETHDCTYDYKSAGRRFLQDTNPLISAPKLPKI